In Vallitalea okinawensis, the following proteins share a genomic window:
- a CDS encoding DNA internalization-related competence protein ComEC/Rec2 codes for MEVKRPLLWSLVFFILGIWMASQAKNLIVIMTVLLYLAMYCLYRRYIWRGFFLMPILFIVGVFYTLVMEYDYSQVATILEEGETHLEATVINVEKFYEDDKVKCTMELNQLRGKVIPGKTRYFICYLQDEEAIRPGNRYKVYGTLKLPAPSRNPGEFNEQAYYKSVGHSFKVYAERFEFIETKWKIVNILNVMKTSLANTFDLMLPQEEAAVVKTMIMGSSYESGSGYYDIFRELGIIHVLAISGLHITLIFYSFFLILKKTGLKDSYGYVLTLVVIFFYGVMTGFSVSTQRAFIMFTVIVMGNLLGRRGDIYTSLAVAACCMLILNPFSLYQIGFQLSFIALLGIVLSSQVLSKFVNIQSKLLSLCSASLGAFLLTWPIIAYHFYHVSIYGLFMNLFIVPIMSVLIIISFIAGGIGSIWIGLGRFLIGGVYYIIKCIGIVGNYLAGLPFGYLLLGQPHVIMVFAYYALLAFILISLLKKNFHKYAQIGALMCLLIGVSLLMIPKRHQVTILDVGQGDSAVIRTVDGDTFIIDGGKEKGAQILKSYLDYMGVKKVDGIFVSHTDQDHIQGIIALLPEIQLDYLFLAKQPIQENQLLRDLIVQAEVNNVTTLYMETGDNLNCKDLDVNVLAPDVDTNYPSNNDSSMVLSINLDEISILFTGDIENNGEDLLLQNGIGRYEILKVAHHGSNTSSGQEFIEKVKPIIGIISCGLDNVYGHPHKDVVKRLEKEGVVLYNTSTDGAILIEIDEETIKLRNWLRDE; via the coding sequence ATGGAAGTAAAGCGTCCGTTATTATGGAGTTTAGTATTTTTTATTTTGGGTATTTGGATGGCTTCGCAAGCCAAAAATCTTATAGTGATCATGACAGTTTTATTATACCTTGCTATGTATTGTCTATACCGACGTTATATTTGGCGAGGTTTTTTTCTTATGCCTATCCTGTTTATTGTAGGTGTTTTTTATACCTTAGTGATGGAGTATGACTATAGTCAGGTAGCAACTATTCTAGAAGAAGGAGAAACCCATCTTGAAGCTACTGTCATCAATGTTGAGAAATTTTATGAAGATGATAAGGTTAAATGCACCATGGAGCTTAACCAACTGAGGGGGAAAGTAATACCCGGTAAAACAAGGTATTTTATTTGTTATCTTCAAGATGAAGAAGCAATAAGACCAGGTAATCGTTATAAAGTATATGGAACATTAAAATTACCTGCTCCATCTAGGAATCCAGGGGAATTCAATGAACAGGCCTATTATAAATCTGTAGGACATTCTTTTAAGGTTTATGCAGAACGTTTTGAATTTATTGAGACGAAGTGGAAGATAGTCAATATACTCAATGTTATGAAAACGTCGTTAGCCAATACCTTTGACCTTATGCTGCCTCAGGAGGAAGCGGCAGTTGTTAAAACTATGATCATGGGGAGCTCATATGAGAGTGGTTCAGGCTATTATGACATATTTAGAGAGTTAGGAATTATTCATGTATTGGCTATATCAGGATTACATATAACGCTAATTTTCTATAGCTTTTTTTTGATTTTAAAAAAGACTGGACTAAAAGACTCGTACGGTTACGTTTTGACGCTTGTAGTTATCTTTTTTTATGGTGTTATGACAGGTTTTAGTGTATCAACCCAAAGAGCCTTTATTATGTTTACTGTCATTGTTATGGGTAACTTATTGGGACGTCGTGGTGATATATATACCTCTCTTGCTGTTGCAGCTTGTTGTATGCTGATATTAAATCCCTTTAGTTTGTATCAAATTGGATTTCAGCTATCCTTCATTGCTTTACTAGGTATAGTCTTATCCAGTCAAGTTCTAAGCAAGTTTGTTAACATACAGTCTAAATTATTATCTCTATGCAGTGCAAGCCTAGGGGCATTTCTTTTAACTTGGCCAATAATTGCCTATCATTTTTACCATGTATCTATCTATGGTTTATTCATGAACCTATTCATCGTCCCTATCATGAGTGTATTAATTATAATCAGTTTTATTGCTGGAGGTATAGGAAGCATATGGATTGGTTTAGGGAGGTTCTTAATCGGAGGCGTTTATTATATCATTAAATGCATAGGGATAGTTGGGAATTATCTAGCTGGTTTGCCTTTTGGCTACCTTTTACTTGGGCAACCACACGTCATTATGGTTTTTGCTTATTATGCTTTATTAGCTTTTATTTTAATAAGTTTGTTGAAGAAAAATTTTCATAAGTATGCTCAAATAGGAGCCCTTATGTGCTTATTGATAGGTGTTAGCTTATTAATGATACCAAAAAGACACCAAGTGACTATTTTGGATGTAGGTCAAGGGGATAGTGCTGTTATAAGGACTGTCGATGGTGATACGTTTATAATTGATGGCGGCAAAGAAAAGGGAGCACAAATCTTAAAAAGTTATTTAGATTATATGGGAGTTAAAAAAGTGGATGGTATTTTTGTCAGTCATACAGATCAAGATCATATTCAAGGGATAATTGCTTTACTTCCTGAAATACAACTGGATTATCTATTCTTAGCAAAGCAACCAATTCAAGAGAATCAATTACTGAGAGATCTTATTGTCCAAGCTGAAGTCAATAATGTCACAACTTTATATATGGAAACTGGTGATAATTTGAATTGTAAGGATTTAGATGTCAACGTTTTAGCGCCAGATGTGGATACGAATTATCCTTCAAACAATGACAGCTCAATGGTTTTGAGTATCAACTTAGATGAAATATCTATTCTGTTTACAGGCGATATCGAAAACAATGGAGAAGATTTACTACTACAGAATGGAATTGGTAGATATGAGATTTTGAAGGTTGCTCATCATGGTTCTAATACCTCATCCGGGCAAGAGTTTATAGAAAAAGTAAAACCAATAATAGGTATAATTAGCTGTGGACTGGATAATGTTTACGGGCATCCTCATAAAGATGTGGTAAAAAGACTTGAAAAAGAAGGCGTTGTCCTTTATAATACATCAACAGATGGTGCTATTTTGATAGAAATAGATGAAGAAACAATAAAACTAAGAAATTGGCTGAGGGATGAATAA